Proteins encoded together in one Sinorhizobium sp. B11 window:
- a CDS encoding IS3 family transposase (programmed frameshift), whose amino-acid sequence MSKTTNKFSPEVRQRAIRMVLDHEAEHPSRWAAVSSIAGKIGCSPATLHEWVKKTEVDSGKRAGLPTDAAEKMKALERENRELRQANEILRKASAYFANGGARPPLQTMISFIDDHRGVFGVEPICRLLPIAPSTYYENVAKRLDVDRLSVRARSDIGLKIEIRRVFNENFQVYGVRKVWRQLQREGYAIARCTVARLMRSMSLQGIIRGKPVRTTFSDKAAPSPLDRVNRQFKAPAPNRLWVSDFTYVATWQGFVYVAFVIDVFARRIVGWRASRTAHASFVLDALEQALHDRRPVHGGGLVHHSDRGVQYVSIRYSERLAEAGIEPSVGSVGDSYDNALAETINGLYKAEVIHRRGPWRNFEAVEFATLEWVDWFNHRRLLEPIGNIPPAEAEERYYAMLDEPAMAA is encoded by the exons ATGAGCAAGACAACGAACAAGTTTTCACCCGAAGTCCGCCAACGCGCCATCCGTATGGTGCTGGATCACGAGGCTGAGCACCCGTCGCGGTGGGCAGCCGTTTCATCTATTGCGGGCAAGATCGGTTGCTCGCCAGCCACGCTGCATGAATGGGTGAAGAAGACCGAGGTCGACAGCGGCAAACGAGCAGGCTTGCCGACCGACGCGGCCGAGAAGATGAAGGCTCTTGAGCGGGAGAACCGCGAGCTTCGTCAGGCCAACGAGATTTTGCGCAAGGCGTCTGCTTATTTCGCGA ATGGCGGAGCTCGACCGCCCCTTCAAACGATGATCTCGTTCATTGACGACCACCGTGGCGTGTTCGGGGTCGAGCCGATCTGCAGGCTTTTGCCGATTGCCCCATCAACCTACTACGAGAATGTCGCCAAGCGCCTGGATGTGGATCGTCTGTCGGTTCGCGCCCGCAGCGATATCGGCCTGAAGATCGAGATACGCCGGGTGTTCAATGAGAACTTCCAGGTCTACGGGGTGCGTAAAGTCTGGCGGCAGTTGCAGCGAGAAGGCTACGCCATCGCCCGCTGCACGGTCGCTCGGCTTATGAGGTCGATGAGCCTGCAGGGGATCATTCGAGGAAAGCCGGTCCGCACGACATTCTCGGACAAGGCAGCCCCGAGCCCGCTTGACCGGGTAAACCGCCAGTTCAAAGCCCCAGCACCAAATAGGCTGTGGGTTTCGGACTTCACCTATGTCGCGACCTGGCAGGGTTTCGTCTACGTGGCCTTTGTGATCGACGTCTTTGCCCGGCGCATCGTTGGCTGGCGGGCGAGCCGGACGGCACATGCGAGCTTTGTCCTCGATGCCCTTGAACAGGCACTTCATGATCGGCGTCCCGTTCATGGCGGCGGGCTCGTGCACCATTCGGACAGGGGCGTTCAATATGTGTCCATCCGTTACTCCGAGCGGCTGGCAGAAGCTGGCATAGAGCCTTCTGTCGGAAGTGTCGGCGACAGTTACGACAATGCCCTCGCCGAAACGATCAACGGTCTCTACAAGGCCGAGGTCATTCATCGGCGCGGACCATGGAGGAATTTCGAAGCGGTGGAATTCGCCACTCTGGAATGGGTCGACTGGTTCAACCACCGACGACTTCTGGAGCCCATCGGAAACATACCGCCAGCCGAGGCTGAAGAACGCTACTACGCCATGCTGGACGAACCAGCCATGGCCGCATAA